From a region of the Mycobacterium sp. SMC-8 genome:
- a CDS encoding acyl-CoA dehydrogenase family protein translates to MHWELSDEQNLYADSLRDWLGTRSDSEQLRSWLEAGDERSFDDALAEEGWAGVGFDEARGGQGGGLLELALTARELGRAAAPSARWLARAVADTVLDGDLARAALSDGELSVAAIRADRLPPTGSPVQVRDGAVSGEVPGVLAAGSATRFVVAAGHPASDGHALFVVDREAPGVQVRPRELLDRSRSAADVIFDNAPALPLDVSDTDSGWQRLADRAAILVAADALGAAERMLEMTVEYSKQRKQFNKPIAAFQAIKHAAAQMLVTVESSYSITLLAAASSEEGTADAALHAAAAKAQVARHCAELADTALTVHGAIGYTWEYDLQFFYKRAKLDRVLFGSPEAWNERIASLLPLIPAAS, encoded by the coding sequence ATGCATTGGGAGCTTTCCGACGAACAGAACCTCTACGCGGATTCTCTGCGGGACTGGCTCGGCACCCGGTCCGACTCCGAGCAACTCCGGTCCTGGCTCGAGGCCGGGGACGAACGCAGCTTCGACGACGCCTTGGCGGAGGAGGGCTGGGCCGGGGTCGGATTCGACGAGGCCCGTGGCGGCCAGGGCGGCGGACTGCTCGAACTTGCGCTCACTGCAAGGGAATTGGGCAGGGCCGCAGCGCCCTCGGCCAGGTGGCTGGCCCGCGCGGTGGCCGACACCGTGCTCGACGGCGACCTCGCGCGCGCGGCACTGAGTGACGGTGAACTCAGCGTCGCCGCGATACGCGCCGATCGCCTTCCCCCGACCGGATCACCGGTTCAGGTGCGCGACGGCGCGGTCAGCGGTGAGGTGCCCGGCGTGCTCGCCGCCGGAAGCGCCACACGGTTTGTCGTGGCGGCCGGCCACCCTGCCTCCGACGGCCACGCTCTATTCGTCGTCGACCGCGAGGCGCCCGGCGTGCAGGTCCGACCCCGGGAACTGCTGGACCGGTCACGCAGCGCCGCCGACGTCATCTTCGACAATGCGCCGGCCCTGCCACTCGACGTCAGCGACACCGACTCCGGATGGCAGCGACTCGCCGATCGCGCCGCCATTCTGGTGGCAGCCGACGCACTCGGGGCGGCCGAACGCATGCTGGAGATGACGGTCGAATACTCCAAGCAACGCAAACAGTTCAACAAGCCGATCGCCGCGTTCCAGGCCATCAAGCACGCGGCGGCCCAAATGCTGGTGACCGTCGAATCCTCCTACTCCATCACCCTTCTGGCTGCCGCCTCGTCAGAGGAGGGCACCGCCGATGCCGCACTGCACGCGGCGGCCGCGAAGGCTCAGGTGGCCCGGCACTGTGCCGAATTGGCCGACACGGCGCTGACCGTCCACGGGGCCATCGGATACACCTGGGAGTACGACCTGCAGTTCTTCTACAAGCGAGCCAAGTTGGACCGCGTTCTCTTCGGCAGCCCCGAGGCGTGGAACGAGCGGATTGCGTCGTTACTTCCGCTGATCCCGGCCGCGTCGTGA
- a CDS encoding acyl-CoA dehydrogenase family protein: protein MDFERSDDQQTIRSAVAELAGKFDDHYWMTKDRDHEFPQEFYDAFAEGGWLGITTPEEYGGSGYGITEASMLLEEVAASGAGMNGASSIHMSIFGMHPVILHGSEELKARTLPRIVNGDLHVCFGVTEPGAGLDTTRITTFAKRDGDRYIVNGRKVWISKAMESEKILLLTRTTKFEDSPSKTDGLTLFLTDLDRTKVDIRPIPKMGRNAVSSNELFIDGLEIPVSDRVGEEGQGFKYILDGLNPERCLIAAEALGIGRAALRTAVRYGNEREVFGRPIGMNQGIQFPLADSLAKLDAAELMLRKATWLYDKGLPCGREANTAKYLCAEAGFDAADRALQTHGGMGYSEEYHVARYFREARLTRIAPISQEMVLNFLGSHVLGLPRSY, encoded by the coding sequence GTGGATTTCGAACGCAGTGACGACCAGCAGACCATCCGCTCCGCGGTGGCCGAGCTCGCCGGAAAGTTCGACGACCACTACTGGATGACCAAGGACCGCGACCACGAGTTCCCGCAGGAGTTCTACGACGCGTTCGCCGAGGGCGGCTGGCTGGGCATCACCACCCCGGAGGAGTACGGCGGCTCCGGATATGGCATCACCGAGGCGTCCATGCTGTTGGAGGAGGTTGCCGCCTCCGGCGCCGGCATGAACGGAGCCAGCTCCATCCACATGTCGATCTTCGGCATGCATCCGGTGATCCTGCACGGCTCCGAAGAGTTGAAGGCCCGGACGTTACCGCGCATCGTCAACGGCGATCTGCATGTTTGCTTCGGTGTCACCGAGCCCGGCGCGGGGCTGGACACCACCCGCATCACCACCTTCGCCAAGCGCGACGGTGACCGCTACATCGTCAACGGCCGCAAGGTATGGATCTCCAAGGCGATGGAGTCCGAGAAGATCCTGCTCCTCACCCGCACCACGAAATTCGAGGATTCGCCCAGCAAGACCGACGGCCTGACGCTGTTTCTCACCGACCTGGACCGCACCAAGGTCGACATCCGCCCGATCCCCAAGATGGGGCGAAACGCCGTCAGCTCCAACGAGTTGTTCATCGACGGCTTGGAGATCCCGGTCTCCGACCGCGTCGGCGAGGAGGGCCAGGGTTTTAAGTACATCCTCGACGGCCTGAACCCGGAGCGCTGTCTGATCGCCGCCGAGGCGCTGGGGATCGGCCGCGCCGCGCTGCGCACCGCGGTCCGCTACGGCAACGAGCGCGAGGTGTTCGGCCGGCCGATCGGCATGAACCAGGGCATCCAGTTCCCGCTGGCCGACTCGTTGGCGAAGTTGGACGCCGCCGAACTGATGCTGCGCAAGGCGACCTGGCTCTACGACAAGGGCCTGCCCTGCGGGCGGGAGGCCAACACCGCGAAATACCTCTGCGCCGAAGCGGGTTTCGACGCCGCCGACCGTGCCCTGCAGACCCACGGCGGGATGGGGTACTCCGAGGAGTATCACGTCGCCCGCTACTTCCGCGAGGCGCGCCTGACCCGGATCGCCCCAATCAGCCAGGAGATGGTCTTGAACTTTCTCGGCTCGCACGTTCTCGGCCTGCCGAGGAGCTACTGA
- a CDS encoding ester cyclase codes for MTSDLAGYPARYFAAWTQRDLDTALDVIAETVDWRDPSLPEPITDRGGAAGFFTAAWSGFPDMAFHPVGEPLVDTANNRVTQEWRMTGTHTGEGFPPGVPPTGKPFDVTGMDVWEVDNTGRAVSVHAYWNVTTLLTQLGLA; via the coding sequence ATGACCTCCGACCTCGCGGGGTATCCCGCCCGATATTTCGCCGCGTGGACCCAACGCGACCTCGACACCGCACTCGACGTGATCGCCGAGACCGTCGACTGGCGGGATCCGTCGCTGCCGGAACCGATCACCGACCGTGGGGGCGCGGCCGGGTTCTTCACCGCGGCCTGGAGCGGCTTTCCCGACATGGCTTTCCACCCGGTCGGCGAGCCGCTTGTCGACACGGCCAACAACCGGGTCACCCAGGAGTGGCGGATGACCGGCACACACACCGGCGAAGGTTTTCCGCCGGGTGTGCCGCCCACCGGCAAACCGTTCGACGTCACTGGGATGGATGTTTGGGAGGTCGACAACACCGGCCGCGCAGTGTCCGTACACGCCTACTGGAACGTCACGACGCTGCTCACCCAACTCGGATTGGCCTGA
- a CDS encoding zinc-binding dehydrogenase produces MHAVVLHEFGDPAVLQPGPYPDPVDKPGWVTVELKAAALNWHDVLVRQGRYHSPLPHVIGADGAGVRRDTGDEVVIVPSLHWGARKEAPGPDWEILGDRSPGTYAQLVSVPAECLAPKPGGFTWAQAAALPLVGLTTYRALFTRGRLRSGESMLVVGAGGGIATMAVQLASHAGAVIAVTSSSTDKIAAAVAHGALGGVLHTDTDWPGQARALSPSGQGFDLVLDPVGRWAESIRALRPGGRLVVLGANAAETAAMDVRGFFFGQYDLLGTTMGNIRDFAGLLDLLAENRVPPPVIDRTFGLDDAARAHEHLETTRGFGKTVLEHA; encoded by the coding sequence TTGCACGCAGTCGTCCTCCACGAGTTCGGCGACCCGGCGGTCCTGCAACCGGGCCCCTACCCCGACCCTGTCGACAAACCCGGCTGGGTGACCGTCGAACTCAAGGCCGCCGCCCTGAACTGGCATGACGTGCTGGTCCGTCAGGGCCGCTACCACTCCCCTCTGCCTCACGTCATCGGCGCCGACGGGGCCGGCGTGCGCCGCGACACCGGCGACGAGGTGGTGATCGTGCCGTCCCTGCACTGGGGCGCGCGCAAGGAGGCTCCCGGCCCGGACTGGGAGATCCTCGGCGATCGCAGTCCCGGCACTTACGCGCAGTTGGTCAGCGTCCCGGCCGAATGCCTGGCGCCGAAACCCGGGGGATTCACCTGGGCCCAAGCCGCCGCCCTGCCACTGGTCGGGCTGACCACCTACCGGGCGCTGTTCACCCGGGGCCGGCTGCGGTCCGGCGAATCCATGCTGGTGGTCGGCGCTGGCGGCGGAATCGCCACCATGGCAGTGCAATTGGCCTCGCACGCGGGAGCTGTCATCGCCGTCACATCGTCGTCGACCGACAAGATCGCCGCCGCCGTCGCCCATGGCGCTTTGGGCGGTGTCCTGCACACCGACACCGACTGGCCCGGGCAGGCCCGCGCGCTGTCCCCCTCCGGGCAGGGATTCGACCTCGTGCTGGACCCGGTCGGGCGGTGGGCGGAGTCGATCCGCGCCCTGCGGCCCGGTGGACGCCTGGTGGTGCTGGGCGCCAACGCCGCCGAAACCGCCGCCATGGACGTCCGGGGGTTCTTCTTCGGCCAGTACGACCTGCTCGGCACCACCATGGGCAACATTCGCGACTTCGCCGGACTGCTGGACCTGCTCGCCGAGAATCGGGTGCCGCCACCGGTGATCGACCGCACCTTCGGACTCGACGACGCCGCCCGAGCCCACGAACACCTCGAGACCACCCGCGGATTCGGCAAAACCGTATTGGAGCACGCATGA
- a CDS encoding FadR/GntR family transcriptional regulator → MDGKAAARPAITFGPVDVPKAPDVLARELRERILSGELEEGAALPAERELVKQTQMSRATVREALRILEVQNLVRVKAGRAGGAFVQRPSTASMANTVSMLIRGRQIKLADLMETREALEPFSAELAAVKRTEQDLEALDRANEAIADPDADLARFLQANLDWHVGVAIAGHNELLIGFMTALSQAIYAGTANASFIDDSVREVTARAHKSITRAIRDRDAEAAGRRMRRHVHTYASAALKVDHRDSITVDD, encoded by the coding sequence ATGGACGGTAAAGCCGCGGCCCGGCCGGCGATCACGTTCGGCCCGGTTGATGTTCCCAAGGCACCCGATGTCCTGGCCCGGGAGCTGCGCGAACGCATCCTCAGCGGTGAACTCGAGGAGGGCGCCGCTCTTCCTGCCGAGCGGGAGCTGGTCAAGCAGACCCAGATGAGCCGGGCGACGGTACGCGAGGCCCTTCGCATCCTGGAGGTGCAGAACCTGGTGCGGGTTAAGGCCGGTCGCGCGGGCGGCGCCTTCGTTCAGCGCCCGAGCACCGCGTCGATGGCGAATACGGTGAGCATGTTGATCCGGGGCCGGCAGATCAAACTGGCCGATCTGATGGAGACCCGTGAGGCACTGGAGCCGTTCAGCGCCGAACTGGCGGCTGTCAAGCGCACCGAGCAGGACCTGGAGGCTTTGGATCGCGCCAACGAAGCCATCGCCGACCCGGATGCCGATCTGGCCCGATTTCTGCAGGCCAACCTCGACTGGCACGTCGGTGTCGCCATCGCCGGCCACAACGAGTTGCTGATCGGCTTCATGACGGCATTGTCGCAGGCGATCTACGCCGGAACCGCGAACGCGTCGTTCATCGACGATTCGGTGCGTGAGGTGACCGCGCGAGCGCACAAGTCGATCACCCGGGCGATCCGCGACCGCGACGCCGAGGCGGCCGGACGCCGAATGCGCAGGCACGTGCACACCTATGCGTCGGCGGCTCTGAAGGTCGATCACCGCGACTCCATCACCGTCGACGACTGA
- a CDS encoding SDR family NAD(P)-dependent oxidoreductase, with translation MTQSPTAPTAHSLADVFRLDGRSALVTGAGGGVGAAVAQAFAAAGAAVLVTDVEADAASAVADSIGAADGRAESFGFDVRDASAAAEAVNRAAALAGGTLHILVNNAGAIAPAMLADQTEETFRRIVDIHLVGSFLCSHAAQGLLPEDGRGRIINVTSAAGLTGTIGQVNYGAAKAGIIGLTKSLAKELARKSVTVNAVAPLAATAMTENIRSNEKLAAKTLARIPLGRWATPEEIAPSFVFLASDAASYITGQVLPVDGGTVI, from the coding sequence ATGACCCAATCCCCAACGGCGCCAACGGCGCACAGCCTCGCCGACGTCTTCCGCCTGGACGGCCGCTCCGCTCTGGTCACCGGTGCCGGCGGTGGAGTGGGCGCGGCGGTGGCCCAAGCCTTCGCCGCGGCCGGGGCCGCGGTCCTGGTCACCGACGTCGAAGCCGACGCCGCCTCCGCGGTCGCTGACTCGATCGGCGCGGCGGACGGCCGGGCCGAGTCGTTCGGGTTCGACGTCCGGGACGCTTCCGCGGCGGCCGAGGCGGTGAACCGGGCAGCAGCACTGGCCGGGGGCACCCTGCACATCCTGGTCAACAACGCCGGAGCCATCGCTCCGGCCATGCTGGCCGACCAGACCGAGGAGACCTTCCGCCGCATCGTCGACATCCACCTCGTCGGCAGCTTCCTGTGCAGCCACGCCGCTCAGGGCCTGCTGCCCGAGGACGGCCGCGGCCGCATCATCAACGTCACCTCCGCCGCCGGGCTGACCGGCACCATCGGCCAGGTCAACTACGGCGCGGCGAAGGCGGGCATCATCGGGCTGACCAAGTCGCTGGCCAAAGAGCTGGCCCGAAAGTCGGTGACCGTCAACGCGGTCGCGCCGCTGGCCGCCACCGCCATGACGGAGAACATCCGGTCCAACGAGAAGCTCGCCGCCAAGACCCTGGCCCGAATTCCGCTGGGCCGCTGGGCGACTCCGGAGGAGATCGCACCGAGTTTCGTCTTCCTGGCCTCCGACGCGGCGTCCTATATCACCGGACAGGTACTCCCGGTCGACGGCGGGACGGTGATCTGA
- a CDS encoding enoyl-CoA hydratase/isomerase family protein, with product MTQTLVAYDPRPVSQEPGAPLAAYLILDDPQRRNALSDNLLDQLMDGLNRAAADPDVRVIVLTSSHDKVFSSGGNLDAFADTRPTITKYGGLNKFPDLFRTLMSIGKPVVCAANGDVLAGALGIALACDLVIAKQSIRLGCPEINIGAFPFMISALIFRSTGRLAANELMMTGRLLSASEALDAGLLNRVVPDEDFDEAVREWVAAVASKSPLLLGLGKKALAATRDLPLDAALDYLQAQLALAFTTEDLAEGVRAFKEKRPPVWRNA from the coding sequence ATGACCCAGACCCTCGTCGCCTACGACCCTCGCCCGGTGAGCCAGGAACCGGGGGCTCCGCTGGCCGCCTACCTGATCCTCGATGACCCGCAGCGGCGAAACGCGTTGTCCGACAACCTGCTCGACCAACTGATGGACGGCCTCAACCGCGCAGCGGCCGATCCCGACGTGCGGGTCATCGTGCTGACCTCCTCGCACGACAAGGTGTTCTCCTCCGGGGGCAACCTGGACGCGTTCGCCGACACCCGGCCGACCATCACCAAGTACGGCGGTCTCAACAAGTTCCCGGACCTGTTCCGCACCCTGATGTCGATCGGCAAGCCGGTGGTGTGCGCGGCCAATGGCGACGTGCTCGCCGGGGCACTCGGGATCGCCCTGGCCTGCGATCTGGTGATCGCCAAACAGTCGATACGCCTGGGCTGCCCGGAGATCAACATCGGCGCCTTCCCGTTCATGATCTCCGCGCTCATCTTCCGGTCGACCGGCCGGCTGGCCGCCAACGAGCTGATGATGACCGGCCGCCTGCTGTCGGCATCGGAGGCTCTGGATGCCGGACTGCTCAATCGGGTGGTGCCGGACGAGGACTTCGACGAGGCGGTGCGCGAGTGGGTCGCCGCCGTCGCCTCGAAGTCACCGCTGCTACTGGGCCTGGGCAAGAAGGCCCTGGCGGCAACCCGTGATCTGCCGCTCGATGCGGCGCTGGACTACCTGCAGGCGCAACTCGCGTTGGCGTTCACCACCGAAGACCTCGCCGAGGGCGTGCGGGCCTTCAAGGAGAAACGGCCCCCCGTCTGGCGGAATGCCTGA
- a CDS encoding AMP-binding protein, translating into MSEYRWTPTPEYIENANVTRLARRHGLRDIDELRRHSVADPAWFWNAVLDDLGIRFATPHTAVLDLSRGIEHPDWFCGAELNIVDVCLRRWRDSGPDRIAVRHEAEDGSTRTLTFGELAEQVAATTAGLRRLGIGRGDAVGLYLPMIPEAVVAVYAVAALGAVLVPLFSGFAAAAITSRLTDADVKTVVVADGTVRRGRTVAMLPQLEAALADCPGVEHLIVIDNVGAPTDLRSGVNVTSWSELTATPADLVTERVPAMHPLMLGYTSGTTGRPKGAVHTHAGFLVKTAGEVAYSFDVTSDGVFCWITDMGWIMGPLSIIGTHANGASLVLYEGSPDVPDNYRLWDLVERHRISMLGVSPTLIRTLKGTDLAQIRRRDLSCIHVLGSTGEPWDPDSYGWLARDVFGSRVPVINFSGGTEVGGSFLAPYPVEPIASCSLGGPSLGMDVDVVDDDGNSVRGQVGELVCRQPWPSMTRGVWKDEQRYLDAYWSRYPGLWHHGDFAMVDADGQWFVLGRSDDVMNVAGKRLAPAEVEAALSTHPAVSEAAAVGVPDPVKGEAVWAFWVARPGASVDDVAIGRELTAIVGKELGKPFAPSKVWRVDALPKTRSAKILRRTIRAAALGTDPGDLSGAENPEAIDRIREAVSAQSSTVMESR; encoded by the coding sequence ATGAGCGAATACCGCTGGACACCCACACCGGAGTACATCGAGAACGCGAACGTCACCCGGCTGGCCCGCCGGCACGGCCTGCGCGACATCGACGAGTTGCGGCGGCATTCGGTGGCCGACCCGGCCTGGTTCTGGAACGCCGTGCTCGACGATCTGGGCATCCGGTTCGCCACCCCACACACCGCCGTTTTGGACCTCAGCCGGGGCATCGAGCATCCGGACTGGTTCTGCGGCGCCGAACTCAACATCGTCGACGTCTGCCTCCGACGGTGGCGTGACAGCGGCCCGGATCGCATCGCGGTGCGCCACGAGGCCGAAGACGGATCCACCCGCACACTGACATTCGGCGAACTGGCCGAGCAGGTCGCCGCCACCACGGCCGGTCTGAGACGACTGGGCATCGGCCGGGGTGATGCCGTCGGCCTGTACCTACCGATGATTCCCGAAGCCGTCGTCGCGGTCTACGCCGTCGCCGCCCTCGGCGCGGTCCTGGTTCCGCTGTTCTCCGGCTTCGCCGCCGCCGCGATCACCTCCCGGCTCACCGACGCCGACGTCAAGACGGTGGTGGTGGCCGACGGCACGGTCCGGCGCGGCCGGACCGTGGCCATGCTGCCGCAACTGGAGGCCGCGCTCGCCGATTGCCCCGGGGTCGAGCACCTCATCGTCATCGACAATGTCGGCGCCCCAACCGATCTACGCTCCGGTGTCAACGTCACGTCATGGTCGGAGCTGACCGCCACGCCCGCGGACCTGGTGACCGAACGGGTGCCCGCCATGCACCCGCTGATGCTGGGCTACACCTCCGGTACCACCGGCCGACCCAAGGGCGCGGTGCACACCCACGCCGGTTTCCTGGTCAAGACCGCCGGCGAGGTCGCCTACTCCTTCGACGTGACCAGCGACGGGGTGTTCTGCTGGATCACCGACATGGGTTGGATCATGGGTCCGCTGTCGATCATCGGAACCCACGCCAACGGCGCCTCCCTGGTTCTCTACGAAGGCTCACCCGATGTTCCGGACAACTACCGCTTGTGGGATCTCGTTGAACGCCATCGCATCTCGATGCTGGGAGTCTCCCCCACCTTGATCCGCACCCTTAAGGGAACCGACCTCGCACAGATCCGCCGTCGCGACCTGTCCTGCATCCACGTGCTGGGTTCAACCGGCGAACCCTGGGATCCGGACTCCTACGGATGGCTTGCCCGCGACGTCTTCGGCAGCCGCGTTCCAGTGATCAACTTCTCCGGCGGCACCGAGGTCGGGGGCTCATTCCTGGCCCCCTACCCGGTCGAACCGATCGCGAGTTGCTCACTGGGCGGGCCCTCCCTCGGAATGGACGTCGACGTCGTCGACGACGACGGCAACTCCGTACGCGGACAGGTCGGCGAACTGGTGTGCCGGCAGCCGTGGCCGTCGATGACCCGCGGGGTGTGGAAGGACGAGCAGCGTTACCTGGACGCCTACTGGTCCCGGTACCCCGGCCTGTGGCACCACGGCGACTTCGCGATGGTCGACGCAGACGGACAGTGGTTCGTCCTCGGCCGCTCCGACGACGTCATGAACGTCGCCGGCAAACGACTGGCTCCCGCCGAGGTGGAGGCCGCCCTGTCGACCCATCCGGCGGTCAGCGAGGCCGCAGCGGTCGGGGTGCCGGATCCGGTGAAAGGTGAAGCGGTGTGGGCATTCTGGGTCGCCCGACCCGGCGCATCCGTCGACGATGTCGCGATCGGCCGGGAACTCACGGCCATCGTCGGGAAGGAACTCGGCAAGCCATTCGCGCCATCGAAGGTGTGGCGGGTCGATGCGCTACCCAAGACCAGATCGGCGAAGATCCTGCGCCGCACCATCCGCGCGGCCGCACTCGGCACCGACCCCGGTGACCTGTCCGGCGCGGAGAACCCCGAGGCGATCGACCGCATCCGCGAGGCGGTCAGCGCTCAGTCGTCGACGGTGATGGAGTCGCGGTGA
- a CDS encoding acyl-CoA dehydrogenase family protein has protein sequence MELKDSPAEAEFRQRIRAWLAETLPKLGGPEPHRLEDKRDYWGRWQRMLFEAGYAGLSWPAEFGGGGADAKIKAVLTEEMDRAGAPERLNIIGEDFGGPTIIAFGTPAQQERYLRPILTGEHIWCQLFSEPESGSDLASLRTSATKVDRGWKINGQKIWTSRAQLAAHAILLARTGGGPRHRGITYFLLDMSAPGVRVRPLEHMLGEAEFNEVFLDDVFIPDGDVVGAVDDGWRVAMGTLAFERVAIATGRVNTTGAVNDLIREIAARTDDDGRPLGADPLIRQHIADLYGRAVTHHAISQRVISGAASGEPPGPVTSIGKLFFCPLVEDIADFGLSLADLDGQFSLPQKDSPAADPAAERWLRLANQGRGTAIAGGSTFIQRNIVAERILGMPRE, from the coding sequence ATGGAACTCAAGGACAGCCCGGCCGAAGCCGAGTTCCGCCAACGGATCCGGGCCTGGCTGGCCGAGACGTTACCCAAACTGGGCGGACCAGAACCGCATCGCCTCGAGGACAAGCGTGACTATTGGGGTCGCTGGCAGCGGATGCTCTTCGAGGCCGGCTACGCGGGTCTGTCCTGGCCGGCCGAATTCGGCGGCGGCGGAGCGGACGCCAAGATCAAGGCGGTCCTCACCGAGGAGATGGACCGGGCCGGAGCACCGGAGCGGCTCAACATCATCGGAGAGGACTTCGGCGGCCCGACCATCATCGCCTTCGGCACGCCGGCGCAGCAGGAGCGCTATCTGCGCCCGATCCTCACCGGTGAGCACATCTGGTGCCAGTTGTTCTCCGAACCGGAGTCCGGGTCGGACCTGGCCTCCCTGCGAACCTCTGCCACCAAAGTCGATCGCGGCTGGAAGATCAACGGCCAGAAGATCTGGACCAGCCGGGCCCAGTTGGCCGCGCACGCCATCCTGCTGGCGCGCACCGGAGGCGGGCCGCGCCATCGCGGCATCACCTACTTCCTGCTGGACATGTCCGCGCCCGGAGTTCGAGTCCGCCCGCTCGAGCACATGCTCGGCGAAGCGGAGTTCAACGAGGTGTTCCTCGACGACGTCTTCATCCCGGATGGCGACGTCGTCGGCGCGGTCGATGACGGCTGGAGGGTCGCCATGGGAACCCTGGCCTTCGAACGGGTCGCCATCGCGACCGGACGGGTCAACACCACCGGGGCGGTCAACGATCTGATCCGCGAGATCGCCGCACGCACCGACGACGACGGACGTCCCCTCGGCGCCGATCCGCTGATCCGGCAACACATCGCCGACCTCTACGGTCGGGCGGTGACCCACCACGCGATCAGCCAGCGCGTGATCAGCGGGGCAGCCAGCGGTGAGCCACCCGGTCCGGTGACGTCCATCGGCAAGCTGTTCTTCTGTCCCCTGGTGGAGGACATCGCCGACTTCGGCCTGTCACTGGCGGATCTGGACGGCCAGTTCTCCCTGCCGCAGAAGGACTCCCCCGCCGCCGACCCGGCCGCCGAACGCTGGCTGCGACTGGCCAACCAGGGCCGGGGCACCGCCATCGCCGGGGGGTCCACCTTCATCCAGCGCAATATCGTCGCCGAGCGGATCCTCGGCATGCCAAGGGAATGA
- a CDS encoding AMP-binding protein codes for MKPGKYTDRYTPEEVRAYREAGLWRDETMFDLLARQARQRPDKVFATDGQRALTYRQMHDSVLQLAAGFHARGWRAGDTVAVQLPNWVEFIEVVAALSRLGVITVPIMPIYRRDEVGYVIGHAEVRAAVIPETFKGFDYLHMYWDVQRDHPDLEIVTVRGENRHSVTTLDSLRAEAVPEVTDLPVQPSADDPFLIVYTSGTTSRPKGCVHTFNTYCSGARSLTTAFGYTESDVQFGPSPITHTTGLVTSVLVPLLNGAATHLMAEWEPEQGLAEIARFGCTQAVSATTFLQMLLAVFDAKRHDALSMRVWVCAGAPIPRAVVEHATETLPQMKVLSLYGRSENLATTTCTVTDDPIRALTSDGAALDGAVVAVVGEDGREVPRGTEGDIAYRGPSHMIGYLGDPEETTALFTSDGLSRSGDLGVMDHGGYVRVTGRLKDIIIRGGMNISAREIEDHLAAHPGLTDAAVIGVPDDRLGERVGCFMVPRKGHPAPTIEELRDYLTGHGVAIQKTPEWVIGVDNLPMTATGKVQKHVLRRRAAELAEGGE; via the coding sequence ATGAAGCCGGGGAAATACACCGACCGCTACACCCCCGAAGAGGTCCGCGCCTACCGCGAGGCCGGCCTGTGGCGCGACGAGACCATGTTCGATCTGCTGGCGCGGCAGGCCCGGCAGCGGCCGGACAAGGTGTTCGCCACCGACGGACAGCGCGCTCTGACCTATCGGCAGATGCACGACTCGGTCCTGCAACTCGCTGCCGGCTTCCACGCCCGAGGCTGGCGGGCCGGCGACACCGTCGCAGTGCAACTGCCGAACTGGGTGGAGTTCATCGAAGTGGTGGCCGCGCTGTCTCGGCTCGGCGTCATCACGGTGCCGATCATGCCGATCTACCGCCGCGACGAGGTCGGCTACGTCATCGGGCACGCCGAAGTTCGCGCAGCCGTCATCCCGGAGACCTTCAAGGGATTCGACTACCTGCACATGTACTGGGATGTCCAACGTGATCACCCGGACCTGGAGATCGTCACGGTGCGGGGCGAGAACCGCCACAGCGTGACGACGCTGGACTCGCTCCGCGCCGAGGCCGTTCCCGAGGTCACCGATCTGCCGGTGCAGCCGAGCGCCGACGACCCGTTCCTGATCGTCTACACCTCCGGCACCACCTCAAGGCCGAAGGGTTGCGTCCACACCTTCAACACCTACTGCTCCGGCGCCCGCAGCCTCACGACGGCATTCGGCTACACCGAATCGGATGTGCAGTTCGGACCCTCTCCGATCACCCACACCACCGGCCTGGTGACCAGCGTGCTGGTGCCACTGCTCAACGGCGCCGCAACCCATCTGATGGCCGAATGGGAACCCGAGCAGGGCCTGGCCGAGATCGCCCGGTTCGGCTGCACCCAGGCCGTCAGCGCCACCACCTTCCTGCAGATGCTGCTCGCCGTGTTCGATGCGAAACGCCACGACGCCTTGAGCATGCGGGTCTGGGTGTGCGCCGGCGCACCGATCCCGCGGGCGGTTGTCGAACACGCCACCGAGACCCTGCCTCAGATGAAGGTCCTGAGCCTCTACGGCCGCAGCGAGAATCTCGCCACCACCACGTGCACGGTCACCGACGATCCGATCCGGGCGCTGACCTCCGACGGTGCGGCCCTCGACGGTGCCGTCGTCGCCGTCGTCGGCGAGGACGGCCGAGAGGTGCCCCGCGGCACCGAGGGTGATATCGCCTATCGCGGGCCCTCGCACATGATCGGCTACCTGGGCGATCCCGAGGAGACCACCGCGCTGTTCACCTCCGACGGACTGTCCCGCTCCGGCGATCTGGGCGTCATGGACCATGGCGGATACGTCCGGGTGACCGGACGGCTCAAGGACATCATCATCCGCGGCGGCATGAACATCAGCGCCCGCGAGATCGAGGACCATCTCGCCGCGCACCCCGGATTGACCGATGCCGCAGTCATCGGCGTTCCCGACGACCGCCTCGGAGAGCGGGTCGGCTGCTTCATGGTGCCCCGGAAAGGACACCCGGCCCCCACCATCGAGGAGTTGCGCGACTACCTCACCGGCCATGGCGTCGCCATTCAGAAAACCCCCGAATGGGTGATCGGCGTTGACAACCTGCCGATGACGGCGACCGGCAAGGTGCAGAAGCACGTGCTGCGCCGGCGGGCCGCCGAACTGGCCGAGGGCGGGGAGTAG